Proteins encoded together in one Ammospiza nelsoni isolate bAmmNel1 chromosome Z, bAmmNel1.pri, whole genome shotgun sequence window:
- the HSD17B3 gene encoding LOW QUALITY PROTEIN: 17-beta-hydroxysteroid dehydrogenase type 3 (The sequence of the model RefSeq protein was modified relative to this genomic sequence to represent the inferred CDS: inserted 5 bases in 3 codons; substituted 2 bases at 2 genomic stop codons): MEVFQHQLLSLVGALICLCTLIKCIRFMRXTFPYVXSSLPXIFFQSMGEWAVITGAGDGIGKAYSFDLARGELTIVMIRRTFEKMNLVSIFTELATDQKVKVIQADFTKNSVYKNIEKDLKDLDTAVLVSNVGMLHNPIPCHFLNGTNIEENLVNCNIISVPGRYLTKIVLKQRQASQKVLILNLSSGLSTFPCPLYTTYSAAKAFINTXLQPLQAEYKAKGNIIQILIPYGVSAPMYQNPCVITKTAEEFLSESLEYVTFGDEXFGCFTREILIEFGCV; the protein is encoded by the exons ATGGAAGTGTTCCAGCATCAGCTACTCAGTCTTGTTGGGGCTCTGATCTGTTTGTGTACTCTGATAAAATGCATCAGATTCATGAG GACTTTTCCATATGTCTGAAGTTCTTTGCCTTAGATTTTCTTTCAGTCAATGGGAGAATGGGCAG TCAtcacaggagcaggagatgggatTGGAAAAGCATATTCCTTTG ACCTGGCAAGAGGTGAATTAACTATAGTGATGATAAGGAGAACttttgaaaaaatgaatttgGTAAGCATTT ttaCAGAGCTGGCCACAGATCAAAAGGTGAAGGTTATACAAGCTGATTTCACTAAAAATTCAGTGTACAAGAACATTGAAAAAGATCTGAAGGACTTGGATACTGCTGTTCTGG TTAGCAATGTTGGAATGCTTCACAATCCTATTCCATGCCATTTCCTTAATGGAACAAACATAGAAGA GAACCTTGTCAACTGCAATATTATTTCTGTTCCAGGTAGATAT TTGacaaaaattgttttgaaacaGAGGCAAGCAAG tCAGAAAGTTCTAATTCTGAATCTGTCCTCTGGTCTGAGTACTTTCCCTTGTCCATTATATACAACGTACTCAGCTGCTAAG GCTTTTATAAACAC TCTACAACCACTGCAAGCGGAGTATAAGGCAAAGGGAAATATCATACAG atacTGATTCCTTATGGTGTTTCTGCTCCAATGTACCAAAACCCTTGTGTTATTACAAAGACAGCAGAAGAGTTTCTTAGTGAATCACTGGAGTATGTCACCTTTGGAGATG ATTTTGGATGTTTCACCCGTGAAATTTTGATTGAATTTGGGTGTGTGTAA